The following proteins come from a genomic window of Ilumatobacter coccineus YM16-304:
- a CDS encoding CinA family protein: MSLLPSELLDIGAECGRLLKARGETVATGEGSCGGLASTALLAVPGASAYYLGGSVVYTRNALDGMLTGPVERPRKLRGASEPWATHLARASRTHLRATWGIGEGGATGPTGNPYGDPAGHAWVAVSGPSEAARHVLTGSDDRLANMVAFATAALELFAEELAR, translated from the coding sequence ATGAGCTTGCTTCCGAGCGAACTCCTCGACATCGGCGCCGAGTGCGGCCGTCTCCTGAAAGCGCGTGGCGAGACCGTCGCCACCGGCGAAGGCAGCTGTGGCGGCTTGGCCTCCACCGCGTTGCTCGCGGTGCCCGGTGCGTCGGCGTACTACCTCGGCGGCAGCGTCGTCTACACCCGCAACGCGCTCGACGGCATGCTCACCGGCCCGGTCGAGCGGCCGCGCAAGCTGCGCGGCGCGTCCGAGCCGTGGGCCACACACCTGGCGCGGGCATCACGGACGCATCTGCGGGCGACGTGGGGCATCGGCGAAGGCGGCGCGACCGGCCCGACCGGCAACCCGTACGGCGATCCGGCCGGCCACGCCTGGGTCGCGGTGTCGGGCCCGAGCGAGGCGGCGCGTCACGTGCTCACCGGCAGCGACGACCGCCTCGCCAACATGGTGGCGTTCGCGACCGCGGCCCTCGAACTGTTCGCCGAGGAACTCGCTCGCTAG
- a CDS encoding AfsR/SARP family transcriptional regulator — protein sequence MRRYAWSRTIGGVRIQVLGDVAVSHDTVSHARPVGGGRHRLILALLAARAGRTIAEDALIEAIWPNDPPKSARTALQTYVSELRDLFEPDRPRRSTGSVIATESTGYRLRVGAGWRLDSLDLEQAASAADVGAATLDRLLDGWGEPFAELGDHPDLVAASVRVREAHARVVERRADIELAQGGGARLVDLLRDAVSTHPYRERLVEQLVIALYRSGDQRGALSACREYTTRMRADLGLEPGPSITALEHAVLEHAEDEIDVLAGGALAGGAAAPSSAPARVRRSRVDLVGRADDLARLRDAVESSPAVTIVGPSGVGKTALALAFVDQVGVDTVAAVDVAELAVADEPSIWRALADELGVGEQPHVDLAASVVDNVRRTDATVVIDTAEVAIGAVGAVVGRLAADRRGTCLVTSQVGLDVAEASVMRLGPLQAADASAMVTSQLEQPGRHDPEQLERLVDRLDGIPLALEIAAARVGDLGVTDTLASLERRGELLAPDDGRPLRHRSTAAAAAWSIAQLDSTTRVLLRRLATHRGAFDLATACHIWSSAPLDDTAVEQGLADLVSRSLVVRVDLDDRSEYRVLDTVRSAILGDASDPGESVAEHEMWLAEAVLETAQAEMFNSPSVLRVGQVAGELARAHDILHAAGDGRELVLAGCAALWWPTQGRNVEGLELIERALRTHKATAPPVLYRLVAGVASFVSYAAGDVRKTSALLDEMGSEGMAELVPNVRLNIEGSAAFNSGRYDDAVAAYRELITHHPEPTGPKLLVMWLFGNALWYAGQFDESIEAYRDLRRTAESVGSSNSVALSLRFEAMVHAETGELDRAWRLVERGLAAATRLGDPSSVCQAEVAAAVVAHRSDALDLAEQYALDAIRSTLRPFDLFTQRAAPTIVAAIALERDDPKRAALALGWYLDYLDRTGQLPVVATREMAARVEAETRERLGPAEYGRLAGRGAALSLAELYDELAG from the coding sequence ATGCGCCGTTACGCCTGGTCACGTACTATCGGCGGTGTGCGTATCCAGGTGCTCGGCGACGTTGCGGTCTCCCACGACACGGTGTCGCACGCACGCCCAGTCGGCGGCGGTCGACACCGGCTGATCCTGGCGCTGTTGGCGGCTCGTGCCGGGCGCACGATCGCCGAGGATGCGCTGATCGAGGCGATCTGGCCGAACGACCCACCCAAGTCGGCTCGTACCGCGCTGCAGACCTATGTGTCGGAGCTGCGCGACCTCTTCGAGCCCGATCGCCCGCGGCGATCGACGGGTTCGGTGATCGCCACCGAATCCACCGGGTACCGGTTGCGAGTCGGTGCCGGCTGGCGTCTCGACTCGCTCGATCTCGAACAGGCTGCGTCGGCGGCCGATGTCGGTGCGGCGACGCTCGATCGACTGCTCGACGGGTGGGGTGAACCGTTCGCCGAACTCGGTGACCATCCCGATCTCGTCGCCGCCTCGGTGCGCGTGCGCGAGGCGCACGCCCGTGTCGTCGAACGTCGGGCCGACATCGAGTTGGCACAGGGCGGGGGAGCGCGACTCGTCGACCTGTTGCGTGACGCGGTGTCGACGCATCCGTATCGAGAGCGTCTCGTCGAGCAGCTCGTGATCGCGCTGTACCGGTCGGGCGACCAGCGCGGCGCACTGAGCGCGTGCCGCGAGTACACGACGCGCATGCGTGCCGACCTCGGACTCGAGCCCGGCCCGTCGATCACGGCCCTCGAGCACGCGGTGCTCGAACACGCCGAGGACGAGATCGACGTGCTGGCGGGTGGGGCGCTGGCGGGTGGAGCGGCTGCTCCGTCGTCGGCGCCGGCTCGGGTTCGGCGATCCCGCGTCGACCTCGTCGGCCGGGCCGACGACCTCGCCCGACTCCGCGATGCCGTCGAGTCGAGCCCCGCCGTCACGATCGTGGGGCCGAGCGGTGTCGGCAAGACCGCGCTCGCGTTGGCGTTCGTCGACCAGGTCGGCGTCGACACGGTGGCCGCCGTCGACGTCGCCGAACTCGCAGTGGCCGACGAACCATCGATCTGGCGCGCGCTCGCCGACGAGCTCGGCGTCGGCGAGCAACCACACGTCGATCTGGCGGCGAGCGTCGTCGACAACGTTCGCCGCACCGATGCCACCGTCGTCATCGACACCGCCGAGGTGGCGATCGGTGCTGTCGGTGCCGTGGTCGGCCGGCTCGCCGCCGATCGGCGTGGCACGTGCCTCGTGACCTCACAGGTCGGACTCGACGTCGCGGAGGCGTCGGTGATGCGGCTCGGACCGTTGCAGGCAGCCGATGCCTCGGCGATGGTGACGTCGCAGCTCGAACAACCAGGTCGCCACGACCCCGAACAGCTCGAGCGTCTCGTCGACCGGCTCGACGGGATTCCGCTCGCGCTCGAGATCGCGGCGGCGCGAGTCGGCGATCTCGGCGTGACCGACACGCTCGCCTCGCTCGAACGACGCGGCGAGTTGCTCGCCCCCGACGACGGTCGACCGCTTCGCCACCGCAGTACGGCTGCCGCGGCTGCGTGGAGCATCGCGCAGCTCGATTCGACGACCCGCGTGCTGCTGCGACGGTTGGCGACGCATCGCGGTGCCTTCGATCTCGCCACGGCCTGCCACATCTGGTCGTCTGCGCCACTCGACGACACCGCGGTGGAGCAGGGGCTCGCCGACCTCGTCAGCCGATCGCTCGTCGTACGCGTCGACCTCGACGATCGCAGCGAGTACCGCGTGCTCGACACCGTTCGTTCGGCGATACTCGGTGACGCGAGCGATCCGGGTGAGTCGGTCGCCGAGCACGAGATGTGGCTCGCCGAGGCGGTGCTCGAAACCGCGCAGGCCGAGATGTTCAACTCGCCGTCGGTACTCCGGGTGGGGCAGGTGGCGGGCGAACTGGCTCGGGCGCACGACATTCTTCATGCAGCGGGCGACGGTCGCGAACTGGTGCTCGCCGGATGCGCCGCACTGTGGTGGCCCACACAGGGTCGCAACGTCGAAGGGCTCGAGTTGATCGAGCGAGCTCTGCGCACGCACAAGGCGACGGCGCCGCCCGTGCTGTATCGACTCGTCGCCGGCGTGGCATCGTTCGTCAGCTACGCGGCCGGTGACGTGCGCAAGACCAGCGCACTGCTCGACGAGATGGGCAGCGAAGGCATGGCCGAGCTGGTGCCCAACGTCCGGCTCAACATCGAAGGCTCGGCCGCCTTCAACTCGGGCCGGTACGACGACGCGGTGGCGGCCTATCGCGAACTCATCACGCATCATCCCGAGCCGACCGGCCCGAAGCTGCTCGTCATGTGGCTCTTCGGAAATGCGCTCTGGTATGCCGGGCAGTTCGACGAGTCCATCGAGGCGTACCGCGATCTGCGTCGCACCGCCGAATCGGTCGGCAGCTCGAACAGCGTCGCGCTGTCGCTGCGCTTCGAGGCCATGGTGCACGCCGAGACGGGCGAGCTCGATCGTGCCTGGCGCCTGGTGGAGCGGGGGCTCGCGGCGGCGACTCGGTTGGGTGACCCGTCGAGTGTGTGCCAGGCGGAGGTCGCCGCTGCGGTCGTCGCCCATCGTTCCGACGCACTCGACCTCGCCGAGCAGTATGCCCTCGACGCCATCCGGTCGACGCTTCGCCCCTTCGACCTGTTCACTCAGCGAGCGGCGCCGACGATCGTCGCCGCCATTGCACTCGAACGCGATGATCCGAAACGAGCGGCGCTCGCGCTGGGGTGGTACCTCGACTATCTCGACCGGACCGGCCAGCTGCCGGTGGTGGCGACTCGCGAGATGGCTGCGCGCGTCGAAGCGGAGACGCGCGAGCGGTTGGGCCCCGCCGAGTACGGACGACTCGCCGGACGCGGCGCCGCGCTGAGCCTCGCCGAGCTCTACGACGAACTCGCGGGCTAG
- a CDS encoding type I polyketide synthase produces the protein MTITSTVTSQTTRPPIAVVGVSALFPGSIDSTGFWNDILSGADRMTDVPSTHWLIDDHYDPDPSVPDKTYGRRGGFLDPIDFDALGFGVPPSVMPSTDTAQLLALIVAQRVLDDATRGQFSELDRSRASVILGVTSGQELFGAMASRMNRPMWLQGMRRAGIPENAAQAACDQILALHPEWTESTFPGLLGNVVAGRIANRLDFGGTNCVTDAACASSFSAISMGVNELYLGDSDLVIAGGVDTMNDIFMYMCFSKTPALSKSEDIRPFSDQADGTMLGEGIGMVALKRLDDAERDGNDIYCVVNGVGASSDGKSKSVYAPVSSGQARALTNAYSKADYGPDTVELVEAHGTGTVAGDAAEFGGLELAFDASGRTDRQWCALGSVKSQIGHTKAAAGAAGLFKVVMALHHKVLPQTAKIDAPNPILDLENSPFHLNTTTRPWVRSSDHERRGSVSSFGFGGSNFHITLSEYTGDGPRAPRLRTADVELVVLCGNDPADLMHQAREHADAATLGGYLAHLAQTSQRAYRAEAAVRLAITATDEADLAAKLDQAIAWIASDPAQSMSTPAGIHYGTGQATGDVAFVFPGQGSQYLHMGSGLAINSGAAISAWDLAADMDWDDRSLHEVVFPITSFESGADTANQSLLTATHWAQPAIGATSLAMLRVLESIGLRADHVGGHSFGEITALHASGALTAADMLRVAKQRGVLMAEAAQISGSMTAVTGTIDAVRSIVDQSSAEVVVANHNSHRQVVLSGPTDAIEQIEAELAAAGVAAKRLPVATAFHSPVVSGASDAFASFLDGVDFAAPTVPVHANETAAPYPADTGEIRAQLARQLSNPVRFVEMIESMYERGARTFVEVGPSTILTGLIGNILDGREHQAIPLDKKGRGGLAAFSNGLGRLAAAGIDMDFGALWDEYGDLPNPHDAEAPKLAIAIAGSNHDSPYPPHDLTELAEANPVTAPVPPTPAPATPAPATAAPAPAPAPAPAPAAPDAAVLAAYQNAQQQTAAAHTAYLNTMAQAHSAFLDAAQQGIAVLGQLAGAEVSDIAPPAPAAPVPAPRVAAPAPAPAPAPAPAPAPAPAPAPAPAPVAAAADAPDMTALLLGVVSDRTGYPTDMLDRDMELESDLGIDSIKRVEILSAMQDLVPDLPDVDLSVMAGLATLGQITDYLTDQLDTAPTPAPAPAPAPAPAPAPVAAAPAAPDMTALLLGVVSDRTGYPTDMLDRDMELESDLGIDSIKRVEILSAMQDLIPDLPDVDLSVMAGLATLGQITDYLTDQLDTAPAPAPVAAAADAPDMTALLLGVVSDRTGYPTDMLDRDMELESDLGIDSIKRVEILSAMQDLVPDLPDVDLSVMAGLATLGQITDYLTDQLDTAPTPSFGRFVVRAEAAPMANAPTPGLSDGTIAITDDGGGVAPALASLLGDQGVRTVVVPTDDPLTHSGVIHLGNLRPVDDAAAAATRNREAFQTAQAFAANAADGGLLVLVDGQDGAFGTSAAAHPTDVWSSGLAALARTAALEWPDVTVRAIDIERGQRSPEAIAASIAVELLGGGPTPEVGIAADGSRAVLSAVPIDVEPGTLPLDSSDVVVVSGGGRGVTAATMIELARSSSATFVLLGRSRLGDEPEHFRAAIDDAELKRAALDAATAAGDTVTPAELDRVVGQVTANREIRATIAAIEHAGGAAHYRAVDITDLAAVEQTLAAIRNEIGAITAVVHGAGVLADKLIVEKTTDQFDRVFDTKVVGLRNLLSATAADDLKVLCLFSSVAARTGNVGQADYAMANDVLNKVAISERARRGDRCLVKSLGWGPWAGGMVTPTLKRHFEALGVELIDLQVGAQMLVDELSSPQSDQVEVVLGGGVLTTSVTTAAPLAQVSA, from the coding sequence ATGACCATCACTTCGACCGTCACCTCGCAAACGACTCGACCGCCCATCGCGGTGGTCGGCGTGTCGGCGCTGTTCCCCGGCTCGATCGACTCCACCGGCTTCTGGAACGACATCCTCTCGGGTGCCGACCGGATGACCGACGTGCCCTCGACGCACTGGCTGATCGACGATCACTACGATCCCGACCCGTCGGTCCCCGACAAGACCTACGGTCGGCGTGGCGGCTTCCTCGACCCCATCGACTTCGACGCGCTGGGATTCGGTGTGCCGCCGAGCGTCATGCCGTCCACCGACACGGCGCAGTTGCTGGCGCTCATCGTCGCCCAGCGCGTGCTCGATGACGCAACCCGCGGCCAGTTCAGCGAACTCGACCGCAGCCGCGCGTCGGTGATCCTCGGTGTCACCTCGGGTCAAGAGTTGTTCGGTGCGATGGCCAGCCGGATGAACCGCCCCATGTGGCTCCAGGGCATGCGCCGAGCCGGCATCCCCGAAAACGCCGCGCAGGCGGCGTGCGATCAGATCCTGGCGCTGCACCCCGAGTGGACCGAGAGCACGTTCCCCGGGCTGCTCGGCAACGTGGTCGCCGGCCGGATCGCCAACCGGCTCGACTTCGGCGGCACCAACTGCGTCACCGACGCCGCGTGCGCATCGTCGTTCTCGGCGATCTCGATGGGCGTCAACGAGCTGTACCTCGGCGACAGCGACCTCGTCATCGCCGGCGGCGTCGACACCATGAACGACATCTTCATGTACATGTGCTTCTCGAAGACACCGGCGCTGTCGAAGTCCGAAGACATCCGTCCGTTCTCCGACCAGGCCGACGGCACCATGCTCGGCGAGGGCATCGGGATGGTCGCACTGAAGCGCCTCGACGACGCCGAACGCGACGGCAACGACATCTACTGCGTGGTCAACGGCGTGGGCGCGAGCTCCGACGGCAAGTCGAAGAGCGTGTACGCCCCCGTGTCGTCGGGTCAGGCCCGAGCGCTCACCAACGCCTACTCCAAAGCGGACTACGGGCCCGACACCGTCGAACTGGTCGAAGCGCACGGCACCGGCACCGTCGCCGGCGATGCCGCCGAGTTCGGCGGCCTCGAGCTCGCGTTCGACGCGAGCGGTCGCACCGATCGTCAGTGGTGCGCGCTCGGCTCGGTGAAGAGCCAGATCGGTCACACCAAAGCCGCTGCAGGCGCCGCCGGGTTGTTCAAGGTCGTCATGGCGCTGCACCACAAGGTCCTGCCGCAGACCGCCAAGATCGATGCTCCGAACCCGATTCTCGACCTCGAGAACTCCCCGTTCCACCTCAACACCACCACCCGTCCGTGGGTGCGCAGCTCCGATCACGAGCGACGCGGCTCGGTCAGCTCGTTCGGCTTCGGCGGATCGAACTTCCACATCACCCTGTCGGAGTACACCGGTGATGGGCCGCGCGCCCCGCGGCTGCGCACGGCCGACGTCGAACTCGTCGTGCTGTGCGGAAACGACCCGGCCGACCTGATGCACCAGGCACGCGAGCATGCCGACGCCGCCACCCTCGGCGGCTACCTCGCTCATCTCGCGCAGACCAGCCAACGCGCGTATCGCGCCGAGGCGGCCGTCCGCCTCGCCATCACCGCCACCGACGAGGCCGACCTCGCCGCCAAGCTCGATCAGGCGATCGCCTGGATCGCGAGCGACCCGGCGCAGTCGATGTCGACCCCGGCCGGCATCCACTACGGCACCGGGCAAGCGACCGGCGACGTCGCGTTCGTCTTCCCCGGCCAGGGAAGCCAGTACCTGCACATGGGGTCCGGCCTCGCGATCAACTCCGGGGCAGCGATCAGCGCCTGGGACCTCGCCGCCGACATGGACTGGGACGACCGGTCACTGCACGAGGTGGTTTTTCCGATCACGTCGTTCGAGTCGGGTGCCGACACCGCAAACCAGTCGTTGCTCACCGCCACACACTGGGCGCAACCAGCGATCGGCGCGACGAGTCTCGCCATGCTCCGAGTCCTCGAGTCGATCGGCCTTCGAGCCGATCACGTCGGCGGACACAGCTTCGGTGAGATCACCGCGCTGCACGCGTCGGGTGCGTTGACGGCCGCCGACATGCTCCGCGTCGCCAAGCAACGCGGCGTGCTCATGGCCGAGGCCGCACAGATCTCGGGGTCGATGACCGCCGTGACCGGCACGATCGACGCGGTTCGCTCCATCGTCGACCAGTCGAGTGCCGAGGTCGTCGTGGCCAACCACAACAGCCACCGCCAGGTGGTGTTGTCGGGGCCGACCGACGCGATCGAACAGATCGAGGCCGAACTCGCTGCCGCCGGTGTGGCGGCCAAGCGTCTTCCGGTCGCCACCGCCTTCCATTCGCCGGTCGTGAGCGGTGCGAGCGATGCGTTCGCGTCGTTCCTCGACGGCGTCGACTTCGCTGCGCCCACCGTGCCGGTGCACGCCAACGAGACCGCTGCGCCGTATCCGGCCGACACGGGTGAGATCAGAGCTCAGCTCGCCCGACAGTTGTCGAACCCGGTGCGCTTCGTCGAGATGATCGAGTCGATGTACGAGCGGGGTGCCCGGACCTTCGTCGAGGTGGGCCCGTCGACGATCCTGACCGGTCTCATCGGCAACATCCTCGACGGACGCGAGCACCAGGCGATCCCGCTCGACAAGAAGGGTCGCGGCGGACTCGCCGCCTTCTCCAACGGCCTCGGCCGACTCGCGGCGGCAGGCATCGACATGGATTTCGGTGCGCTGTGGGACGAGTACGGCGACCTGCCGAACCCGCACGACGCCGAGGCCCCGAAGTTGGCCATCGCCATCGCCGGTTCCAACCACGACAGCCCCTATCCGCCCCACGATCTCACCGAACTCGCCGAGGCCAACCCCGTGACCGCTCCCGTCCCACCCACACCCGCACCCGCCACGCCGGCACCAGCGACGGCTGCACCAGCCCCGGCACCGGCACCGGCACCGGCACCGGCGGCTCCCGACGCCGCCGTGCTCGCGGCGTATCAGAACGCGCAGCAACAGACCGCTGCCGCGCACACGGCGTACCTGAACACGATGGCGCAGGCCCACAGCGCGTTCCTCGACGCCGCCCAACAGGGCATCGCCGTCCTCGGCCAACTCGCGGGAGCCGAGGTGAGCGACATCGCGCCACCAGCACCCGCAGCACCCGTACCGGCGCCACGCGTCGCCGCACCAGCTCCAGCGCCCGCGCCAGCCCCGGCACCCGCACCAGCCCCAGCCCCAGCCCCGGCACCGGCACCGGCACCGGTGGCAGCAGCGGCCGACGCACCCGACATGACCGCACTACTCCTCGGCGTCGTCTCCGACCGCACCGGCTACCCCACCGACATGCTCGACCGCGACATGGAACTCGAATCCGACCTCGGCATCGACTCCATCAAACGCGTCGAGATCCTCAGCGCCATGCAAGACCTCGTCCCCGACCTCCCCGACGTCGACCTCAGCGTCATGGCCGGACTCGCCACCCTCGGCCAGATCACCGACTACCTCACCGACCAACTCGACACCGCACCGACACCCGCACCAGCCCCCGCACCCGCACCCGCACCCGCACCCGCACCGGTGGCAGCAGCGCCCGCCGCGCCCGACATGACCGCACTGCTCCTCGGCGTCGTCTCCGACCGCACCGGCTACCCCACCGACATGCTCGACCGCGACATGGAACTCGAATCCGACCTCGGCATCGACTCCATCAAACGCGTCGAGATCCTCAGCGCCATGCAAGACCTCATCCCCGACCTCCCCGACGTCGACCTCAGCGTCATGGCCGGACTCGCCACCCTCGGCCAGATCACCGACTACCTCACCGACCAACTCGACACCGCGCCGGCACCGGCACCGGTGGCAGCAGCGGCCGACGCGCCCGACATGACCGCACTGCTCCTCGGCGTCGTCTCCGACCGCACCGGCTACCCCACCGACATGCTCGACCGCGACATGGAACTCGAATCCGACCTCGGCATCGACTCCATCAAACGCGTCGAGATCCTCAGCGCCATGCAAGACCTCGTCCCCGACCTCCCCGACGTCGACCTCAGCGTCATGGCCGGACTCGCCACCCTCGGCCAGATCACCGACTACCTCACCGACCAACTCGACACCGCGCCAACACCGTCGTTCGGGCGATTCGTCGTGCGCGCTGAGGCGGCCCCGATGGCCAACGCCCCGACACCCGGCCTGTCCGACGGCACGATCGCCATCACCGACGACGGCGGCGGGGTCGCACCCGCGCTGGCCTCCCTGCTCGGTGACCAGGGCGTGCGAACCGTCGTCGTCCCGACCGACGACCCGCTCACGCACAGCGGTGTGATCCACCTCGGCAATCTCCGGCCCGTCGACGACGCCGCCGCAGCCGCCACCCGCAACCGCGAGGCGTTCCAGACCGCGCAGGCGTTCGCAGCGAACGCCGCCGACGGTGGACTCCTCGTCCTCGTCGACGGCCAGGACGGCGCCTTCGGCACGTCCGCCGCCGCACACCCGACCGACGTCTGGTCGAGCGGCCTCGCCGCGCTGGCCAGAACCGCAGCCCTCGAGTGGCCGGACGTGACGGTGCGAGCGATCGACATCGAGCGCGGCCAGCGGAGCCCGGAAGCCATCGCCGCATCGATCGCCGTCGAACTCCTCGGTGGCGGACCCACGCCCGAGGTCGGCATCGCCGCCGACGGCAGCCGAGCGGTGCTCAGCGCAGTACCGATCGACGTCGAGCCCGGCACGCTGCCGCTCGACTCGTCCGACGTGGTGGTCGTGTCGGGCGGTGGGCGCGGCGTCACCGCGGCCACCATGATCGAGCTGGCCCGGAGTTCCTCGGCCACCTTCGTGCTGCTGGGCCGCTCACGACTCGGCGACGAACCCGAGCACTTCCGTGCCGCCATCGACGACGCCGAACTCAAGCGGGCGGCGCTCGACGCGGCGACCGCTGCCGGCGACACCGTGACCCCTGCAGAACTCGACCGAGTGGTCGGCCAGGTGACGGCCAACCGTGAGATCCGAGCGACGATCGCAGCGATCGAACACGCCGGTGGCGCCGCGCACTACCGCGCCGTCGACATCACCGACCTCGCCGCCGTGGAGCAGACGCTGGCAGCGATCCGCAACGAGATCGGGGCGATCACCGCGGTGGTCCACGGTGCCGGTGTGCTCGCCGACAAGTTGATCGTCGAGAAGACGACCGACCAGTTCGACCGCGTGTTCGACACGAAGGTGGTCGGGCTCCGCAACCTGCTCTCGGCGACCGCTGCCGACGACCTGAAGGTGTTGTGCCTCTTCTCGTCGGTCGCAGCGCGGACCGGCAACGTCGGACAGGCCGACTACGCGATGGCCAACGACGTGCTCAACAAGGTCGCCATCAGCGAACGAGCGCGACGGGGCGACCGATGCCTCGTCAAGTCGCTCGGCTGGGGCCCCTGGGCCGGAGGCATGGTCACGCCCACACTGAAGCGGCACTTCGAGGCGCTGGGCGTCGAACTGATCGACCTGCAGGTCGGAGCGCAGATGCTCGTCGACGAGTTGTCGAGCCCGCAGTCCGACCAGGTCGAGGTGGTACTCGGTGGCGGGGTGCTCACCACCTCGGTGACCACTGCGGCGCCGCTCGCCCAGGTCAGTGCATGA
- a CDS encoding PfaD family polyunsaturated fatty acid/polyketide biosynthesis protein — MPTTTPPILGGATIIGGWRGVDSPAFADAEITSAIEAFRSPSFVVIDPQTGRRGIATGGSLVDADTPGAWPVSAALPAMYPEWLGDRSFNETHGARFPYVTGAMANGIATTRLVIEIARAGGLGFFGAAGLSRDVVSTAIDELVAALGHDDLPWGCNLIHSPQEPALEAAVADLYITRGVRRVSAAAYMSLTPAIVRYAYHGVHVDAAGVVRRPNAVFAKISRPEVARHFVHPAPPAMLDALVAEGLLTRDEAQLAARLPVAEDITVESDSGGHTDNRPLGPLFSSIQAVRDEAVAAHGYTRPIRLGAAGGIGTPQAAAAAFGLGAAYVLTGTVNEACVESGLSTEGKQMLAAADIADVAMAPAADMFELGVDLQVLKRGTMFAPRARRLHDLYTTYASLDEIPRHELDELEQKILGASVDESWRTTREFWNERDPEQVAEAERNPRHKMALTFRSYLGLSSRWSIDGATERRLDFQIWCGPAMGAFNAWVSGSFLDDPANRTVAQVAKNLLEGAAVTTRAHQFRTYGVPVPAPAFRYHPRPLD; from the coding sequence ATGCCGACCACGACACCACCGATCCTCGGCGGCGCCACCATCATCGGAGGTTGGCGCGGCGTCGACTCCCCCGCGTTCGCCGACGCCGAGATCACCAGCGCGATCGAAGCGTTTCGTTCGCCGTCGTTCGTGGTGATCGATCCGCAGACCGGTCGGCGCGGCATCGCCACCGGCGGCTCTCTGGTCGACGCCGACACGCCAGGAGCGTGGCCGGTGAGCGCCGCGCTCCCCGCCATGTACCCCGAGTGGCTCGGCGATCGGAGTTTCAACGAGACACACGGCGCCCGGTTCCCGTACGTCACCGGGGCCATGGCCAACGGCATCGCCACCACCCGACTCGTGATCGAGATCGCTCGCGCCGGCGGCCTCGGATTCTTCGGTGCTGCCGGGCTGAGCCGTGACGTGGTGAGCACAGCGATCGACGAGCTCGTCGCCGCGCTCGGCCACGACGACCTCCCGTGGGGCTGCAACCTCATCCACTCGCCACAGGAACCGGCACTCGAGGCGGCGGTCGCCGACCTCTACATCACTCGCGGTGTGCGCCGCGTCTCCGCGGCCGCCTACATGTCGCTCACGCCTGCGATCGTGCGCTACGCCTACCACGGCGTGCACGTCGACGCCGCCGGCGTCGTCCGCCGCCCCAACGCCGTGTTCGCGAAGATCTCGCGGCCGGAGGTGGCCCGCCACTTCGTGCACCCGGCGCCGCCGGCCATGCTCGACGCGCTCGTCGCCGAGGGGTTGCTGACCCGCGACGAGGCGCAACTCGCCGCCCGCCTGCCGGTCGCCGAAGACATCACCGTCGAGAGCGACAGCGGCGGCCACACCGACAACCGACCCCTCGGACCGTTGTTCTCGTCGATCCAGGCCGTCCGTGACGAAGCCGTCGCCGCGCACGGCTACACCCGCCCGATCCGCCTGGGTGCCGCCGGCGGCATCGGGACCCCACAGGCGGCGGCCGCCGCGTTCGGTCTCGGCGCGGCATACGTACTCACCGGCACGGTCAACGAAGCGTGCGTCGAATCGGGCCTCTCGACCGAGGGCAAGCAGATGCTCGCCGCCGCCGACATCGCCGACGTCGCCATGGCGCCCGCGGCCGACATGTTCGAACTCGGCGTCGACCTCCAGGTCCTGAAGCGCGGCACGATGTTCGCACCGAGAGCCCGCCGGCTGCACGACCTGTACACCACCTACGCATCGCTCGACGAGATCCCCCGCCACGAACTCGACGAACTCGAACAGAAGATCCTCGGTGCCTCGGTCGACGAGTCGTGGCGGACCACGCGCGAGTTCTGGAACGAGCGAGACCCCGAGCAGGTCGCCGAGGCCGAACGAAACCCGCGCCACAAGATGGCGCTCACGTTCCGCAGCTACCTGGGCCTGTCGAGCCGATGGTCGATCGACGGTGCGACCGAGCGCCGCCTCGACTTCCAGATCTGGTGCGGCCCGGCGATGGGCGCGTTCAACGCCTGGGTGTCGGGCTCGTTCCTCGACGACCCCGCCAACCGGACGGTCGCCCAGGTCGCGAAGAACCTGCTCGAAGGGGCCGCCGTCACGACCCGCGCCCACCAGTTCCGCACCTACGGCGTGCCGGTTCCCGCACCGGCGTTCCGCTACCACCCACGCCCGCTCGACTGA